A genomic window from Candidatus Kryptobacter tengchongensis includes:
- a CDS encoding 16S rRNA (cytosine967-C5)-methyltransferase: protein MELQEFYKGPRGIAVKILNRVERTDSYLDKLLDIELKSDELNELDKRFLTELTHGVVRWKTRLDFIIEYFCKNKFAMQDPNIRNAMRVALYQILFLTKIPHAAAVNEAVEFVKKIRGQKAANLVNAVLRNIIRNLNKLPTPDSESDPIQYLSIMYAHPTWIVKRWVERYGFYETEQLLSANNERPTVVVRANSLKTNVDELAKLFDERGIKYVKSKYLDDFLKVGHLTGIYNLDLFNQGYFSVQDESAGLVVKLLDPKPGETVIDLCSAPGGKTTYIGELMKNEGKIIAVDKYEHRLNLVKQSCERVGLTNVEFIAEDATAVNFNGSADKVLVDAPCSGFGVIQKKPDIKWQRELSDIKNLVKTQLELLETASKLVKNGGVIVYSTCTIEPEENIEVVKSFLDKHPEFEVEDARKYLPSDVVTNGGYMETFPHKHDMDGGFAVRLIKVK from the coding sequence ATGGAACTTCAGGAATTTTACAAAGGTCCTCGTGGGATCGCAGTTAAAATTTTGAATCGCGTTGAGAGAACAGATTCATATCTTGATAAACTTCTTGACATTGAACTTAAATCAGACGAACTTAATGAACTTGACAAGAGATTTTTGACGGAGTTAACCCATGGAGTTGTGAGGTGGAAAACGCGACTTGATTTTATAATTGAGTATTTCTGTAAGAACAAGTTCGCTATGCAAGATCCGAACATAAGAAACGCAATGAGGGTTGCGCTTTATCAGATTTTGTTTTTAACAAAAATTCCACATGCTGCAGCTGTAAACGAGGCGGTTGAGTTTGTCAAAAAAATTCGCGGGCAAAAAGCTGCTAATCTTGTCAATGCTGTGTTAAGAAATATAATTCGTAATCTTAACAAACTACCCACGCCAGATAGCGAATCAGACCCGATTCAGTATCTTTCAATAATGTATGCGCATCCAACATGGATTGTTAAGAGGTGGGTTGAAAGATATGGGTTTTATGAAACTGAGCAGTTGCTTTCTGCAAATAATGAACGCCCGACGGTGGTTGTCAGAGCAAATTCTTTGAAAACAAATGTTGATGAACTTGCAAAACTTTTTGATGAAAGAGGGATAAAATATGTTAAGTCAAAATATCTTGATGATTTTTTGAAGGTCGGGCATCTTACGGGAATTTATAACCTTGATCTTTTCAATCAAGGTTATTTTTCTGTTCAGGATGAAAGCGCTGGACTTGTCGTTAAACTTCTTGATCCAAAACCTGGTGAAACGGTGATTGACTTATGTTCCGCACCTGGTGGAAAAACTACATATATCGGTGAATTGATGAAAAACGAGGGGAAAATAATTGCGGTTGATAAATACGAGCACAGGTTAAATCTTGTCAAGCAAAGTTGTGAAAGAGTCGGGCTTACAAATGTTGAGTTTATAGCTGAGGACGCAACTGCTGTTAATTTTAATGGAAGCGCGGATAAAGTTTTAGTTGATGCACCATGTTCAGGTTTTGGAGTTATTCAGAAGAAGCCAGATATAAAATGGCAAAGAGAGCTTTCGGATATCAAAAATCTTGTAAAAACTCAACTTGAATTGCTTGAAACAGCAAGCAAGCTTGTTAAAAATGGCGGTGTGATAGTTTATAGCACATGCACAATTGAACCAGAGGAAAATATTGAGGTTGTTAAATCTTTCCTTGACAAACATCCAGAGTTTGAAGTTGAAGATGCGAGGAAATATTTACCATCTGATGTTGTAACAAATGGAGGTTATATGGAAACATTTCCACACAAGCACGATATGGATGGAGGGTTTGCGGTAAGACTAATCAAAGTGAAATAA
- a CDS encoding histidine ammonia-lyase gives MKNNKTSHPVIVDGETLTPEKVFDVAVNFAPVKLSPDAISKMKKSRQLVEKWVQKDEVIYGVTTGFGDFATVKIEKKEIEKLQRNLIFSHSAGAGEPLPPEVVRAMMLLRANALSKGYSGVRVETVKMLIDFLNLHITPIIPSQGSVGSSGDLVQLSHLVLAMMGEGNVWVGKDINPLNLKKMKALSALKKFGLEPIRLSAKEGLALINGTQMMTAYACLIVKQAKELCKIADIAASLSIEALKGTDRAFDERIHKLRPYQGQQKVARNILRMMKNSEIRLSHLYDDPRVQDAYSLRCVPQIHGASRDAIDYVYEIVSIEVNSATDNPLIFPEDEVHLEGGNFHGQPIALAMDFIAIALSELANVSERRIERLVNAQLSGLPKFLTTRGGLNSGLMIAQYTAASLVSENKVLAHPASVDSIPTSANQEDHNSMGSISAQKAYRVLKNVQTVLAIEIMCAAQGIDFAKVDPKTGKIMRCGIGTQAAYEFVRKKIKHLDEDRILHNDIVKALEIVRSGEIINVVEKAIGEKLE, from the coding sequence ATGAAAAATAACAAAACTTCGCACCCTGTAATAGTTGATGGTGAGACATTAACACCTGAAAAGGTTTTTGATGTTGCGGTTAATTTCGCACCTGTTAAACTTTCTCCAGATGCCATATCCAAAATGAAAAAGTCAAGACAACTTGTTGAAAAGTGGGTTCAAAAAGATGAGGTGATTTATGGGGTTACAACTGGATTTGGGGATTTTGCTACGGTGAAGATAGAAAAGAAAGAGATTGAAAAACTCCAGAGGAACCTAATCTTCAGCCACTCTGCAGGTGCAGGTGAGCCATTACCTCCTGAAGTTGTAAGGGCGATGATGCTTCTTAGAGCAAACGCTCTTTCAAAAGGTTATTCGGGTGTTAGAGTTGAAACGGTTAAAATGTTAATTGATTTTTTAAATCTTCACATAACACCAATCATTCCATCTCAAGGTTCTGTTGGCTCAAGTGGTGATCTCGTTCAGCTTTCACATCTTGTCCTTGCAATGATGGGAGAGGGTAATGTTTGGGTGGGGAAGGATATTAACCCATTAAATTTGAAAAAAATGAAGGCTTTGTCTGCGCTTAAAAAATTTGGATTGGAACCAATTAGACTTTCTGCAAAGGAAGGACTTGCTCTTATAAATGGCACACAGATGATGACTGCTTATGCATGCTTGATTGTTAAGCAAGCAAAAGAATTGTGTAAAATAGCTGATATCGCCGCATCACTTAGTATTGAGGCTTTGAAAGGAACTGATAGAGCTTTTGATGAAAGAATTCATAAACTAAGACCCTATCAAGGACAACAGAAGGTTGCGAGAAATATATTGAGAATGATGAAAAATAGCGAGATACGGCTTTCTCATCTTTATGATGATCCAAGGGTTCAAGATGCTTACTCTTTGAGATGCGTTCCTCAAATTCACGGTGCATCAAGAGATGCGATTGATTATGTTTACGAAATTGTTTCAATTGAGGTGAATTCAGCAACGGATAATCCGTTGATTTTCCCAGAGGATGAAGTTCATCTTGAAGGTGGAAATTTCCATGGACAACCGATTGCGCTTGCAATGGATTTCATCGCTATTGCTTTATCTGAACTTGCAAATGTTTCAGAAAGAAGAATAGAACGACTTGTCAACGCTCAATTGAGTGGTTTGCCGAAGTTTTTAACAACTCGTGGTGGATTAAACTCGGGATTGATGATAGCTCAATACACCGCAGCATCTCTGGTTTCTGAAAACAAAGTTTTGGCTCATCCTGCAAGCGTTGATTCAATACCCACATCAGCAAATCAAGAAGACCATAACAGCATGGGCTCAATATCGGCGCAAAAGGCATATAGAGTTTTAAAAAATGTTCAAACTGTTCTTGCAATTGAGATAATGTGCGCTGCTCAGGGGATTGACTTTGCGAAGGTTGATCCAAAGACTGGAAAAATAATGAGGTGCGGTATCGGGACACAAGCGGCGTATGAATTCGTTAGAAAGAAAATTAAACATCTTGATGAAGATAGAATTTTACATAATGACATCGTGA